Proteins co-encoded in one Glandiceps talaboti chromosome 22, keGlaTala1.1, whole genome shotgun sequence genomic window:
- the LOC144452291 gene encoding non-selective voltage-gated ion channel VDAC2-like — protein MSNVPPCYADLGKAARDLFSKGFGYGFVKLECKTKTSSGVEFTTSGSSNNDTSKVDGGLETKYCWKDYGLTFKENWNTDNTLGTEVTIEDQLVNGLKLTFDTSFSPQTGKKSGKIKSAYKRDFVNLNTDVDFDFAGPTIHGAAVLGYEGWLAGYQMSFDTAKSTLSRSNFALGYKTGDFQLHTNVNDGSDFGGSIYQKVNDNLETGVTLAWTAGSNNTRFGLAAKYVIDDDTSVKAKVNNSSQIGLGVTHKLRDGMKLTLSALVDGKNINAGGHKLGLGLDLEA, from the exons ATGTACCACCATGTTATGCAGATCTTGGCAAAGCAGCCAGGGATCTTTTCAGTAAAGGCTTTG GTTATGGCTTTGTAAAGCTTGAATGCAAGACCAAGACAAGCAGTGGAGTG GAATTCACAACTAGCGGTTCATCTAATAATGACACATCAAAAGTAGATGGAGGTTTGGAGACCAAATACTGCTGGAAAGACTATG GTCTTACATTCAAAGAGAACTGGAACACAGACAACACACTTGGTACAGAGGTGACCATAGAGGACCAGCTAGTCAATGGTCTTAAGCTGACATTTGATACCTCATTCTCACCTCAAACTGG GAAAAAGAGTGGCAAAATTAAGTCTGCATACAAGAGagactttgtaaatttaaataCCGATGTAGATTTTGATTTTGCTGGTCCAACTATTCATGGTGCTGCAGTCTTAGG TTATGAAGGATGGCTTGCAGGATACCAGATGTCTTTCGATACTGCTAAATCAACACTCTCAAGAAGCAATTTCGCACTAGGATACAAAACTGGTGACTTCCAGCTCCACACCAATGT CAATGATGGGTCTGACTTTGGTGGCTCAATTTATCAGAAAGTCAATGACAACCTTGAAACTGGTGTCACATTGGCATGGACAGCAGGGAGCAACAACACTCGCTTTGGGTTGGCAGCAAAGTACGTCATTGACGATGATACATCCGTCAAGGCCAAAGTCAATAATTCTAGTCAGATTGGTCTTGGTGTCACACACAAACTAAGGGATG GAATGAAGCTCACCCTGTCGGCCCTTGTCGATGGCAAGAACATCAATGCTGGTGGACATAAACTTGGTCTAGGCTTGGACCTCGAAGCTTAA